From a region of the Globicephala melas chromosome 19, mGloMel1.2, whole genome shotgun sequence genome:
- the IL34 gene encoding interleukin-34 isoform X1, whose product MPRGFAWLRYLGILLGMALGNEGLEVWPLTRSEECAITGFLRDKLQYRNRLQYMKHYFPINYRVSVPYEGVLRMANVTRLQRARVSQQELRYLWVLVSLSATEWVQEVLLEGHPSWKYLEEVHTLLLDVKQGLPGVEVSPQVEAVLSLLSAPGSLKPVRPKALLDNCLRVMELLYCSCCKQSPVLNWQDCEVPRPQPHGPEPSSQCMAAQLYPLRQQPPTSLPHPPAFMAGAPAQ is encoded by the exons ATCTCGGGATCCTCCTGGGCATGGCCTTGGGGAACGAGGGTTTGGAGGTGTGGCCCTTAACCCGGAGCGAGGAGTGTGCCATCACTGGCTTTCTGCGCGACAAGCTGCAGTACCGGAACCGCCTTCAGTACATG AAACACTACTTCCCCATCAACTACAGGGTCAGTGTGCCTTATGAGGGGGTACTCCGAATGGCCAACGTCACCAGGCTG CAGAGGGCCCGGGTGAGCCAACAGGAGCTGCGGTATCTGTGGGTCTTGGTGAGTCTCAGTGCTACTGAGTGGGTGCAGGAGGTGCTGCTCGAGGGCCATCCATCCTGGAAGTACCTGGAGGAGGTACATACGCTGCTGCTGGATGTCAAACAAGGCCTCCCG GGTGTGGAGGTCAGCCCCCAGGTGGAAGCAGTGTTGTCCCTCTTGAGTGCCCCAGGAAGCCTGAAGCCAGTGCGGCCCAAAGCTCTGCTGGACAACTGCTTGCGGGTCATGGAGCTGTTGTACTGCTCTTGCT GTAAACAAAGCCCTGTCTTAAACTGGCAGGATTGTGAGGTGCCAAGGCCTCAGCCTCACGGCCCGGAGCCCTCGTCACAGTGTATGGCCGCCCAGCTATACCCCCTGCGCCAgcagccccccacctccctgccccaccccccggcATTCATGGCTGGAGCCCCGGCTCAGTGA
- the IL34 gene encoding interleukin-34 isoform X2, giving the protein MPRGFAWLRYLGILLGMALGNEGLEVWPLTRSEECAITGFLRDKLQYRNRLQYMKHYFPINYRVSVPYEGVLRMANVTRLRARVSQQELRYLWVLVSLSATEWVQEVLLEGHPSWKYLEEVHTLLLDVKQGLPGVEVSPQVEAVLSLLSAPGSLKPVRPKALLDNCLRVMELLYCSCCKQSPVLNWQDCEVPRPQPHGPEPSSQCMAAQLYPLRQQPPTSLPHPPAFMAGAPAQ; this is encoded by the exons ATCTCGGGATCCTCCTGGGCATGGCCTTGGGGAACGAGGGTTTGGAGGTGTGGCCCTTAACCCGGAGCGAGGAGTGTGCCATCACTGGCTTTCTGCGCGACAAGCTGCAGTACCGGAACCGCCTTCAGTACATG AAACACTACTTCCCCATCAACTACAGGGTCAGTGTGCCTTATGAGGGGGTACTCCGAATGGCCAACGTCACCAGGCTG AGGGCCCGGGTGAGCCAACAGGAGCTGCGGTATCTGTGGGTCTTGGTGAGTCTCAGTGCTACTGAGTGGGTGCAGGAGGTGCTGCTCGAGGGCCATCCATCCTGGAAGTACCTGGAGGAGGTACATACGCTGCTGCTGGATGTCAAACAAGGCCTCCCG GGTGTGGAGGTCAGCCCCCAGGTGGAAGCAGTGTTGTCCCTCTTGAGTGCCCCAGGAAGCCTGAAGCCAGTGCGGCCCAAAGCTCTGCTGGACAACTGCTTGCGGGTCATGGAGCTGTTGTACTGCTCTTGCT GTAAACAAAGCCCTGTCTTAAACTGGCAGGATTGTGAGGTGCCAAGGCCTCAGCCTCACGGCCCGGAGCCCTCGTCACAGTGTATGGCCGCCCAGCTATACCCCCTGCGCCAgcagccccccacctccctgccccaccccccggcATTCATGGCTGGAGCCCCGGCTCAGTGA
- the IL34 gene encoding interleukin-34 isoform X3, translating to MALGNEGLEVWPLTRSEECAITGFLRDKLQYRNRLQYMKHYFPINYRVSVPYEGVLRMANVTRLQRARVSQQELRYLWVLVSLSATEWVQEVLLEGHPSWKYLEEVHTLLLDVKQGLPGVEVSPQVEAVLSLLSAPGSLKPVRPKALLDNCLRVMELLYCSCCKQSPVLNWQDCEVPRPQPHGPEPSSQCMAAQLYPLRQQPPTSLPHPPAFMAGAPAQ from the exons ATGGCCTTGGGGAACGAGGGTTTGGAGGTGTGGCCCTTAACCCGGAGCGAGGAGTGTGCCATCACTGGCTTTCTGCGCGACAAGCTGCAGTACCGGAACCGCCTTCAGTACATG AAACACTACTTCCCCATCAACTACAGGGTCAGTGTGCCTTATGAGGGGGTACTCCGAATGGCCAACGTCACCAGGCTG CAGAGGGCCCGGGTGAGCCAACAGGAGCTGCGGTATCTGTGGGTCTTGGTGAGTCTCAGTGCTACTGAGTGGGTGCAGGAGGTGCTGCTCGAGGGCCATCCATCCTGGAAGTACCTGGAGGAGGTACATACGCTGCTGCTGGATGTCAAACAAGGCCTCCCG GGTGTGGAGGTCAGCCCCCAGGTGGAAGCAGTGTTGTCCCTCTTGAGTGCCCCAGGAAGCCTGAAGCCAGTGCGGCCCAAAGCTCTGCTGGACAACTGCTTGCGGGTCATGGAGCTGTTGTACTGCTCTTGCT GTAAACAAAGCCCTGTCTTAAACTGGCAGGATTGTGAGGTGCCAAGGCCTCAGCCTCACGGCCCGGAGCCCTCGTCACAGTGTATGGCCGCCCAGCTATACCCCCTGCGCCAgcagccccccacctccctgccccaccccccggcATTCATGGCTGGAGCCCCGGCTCAGTGA